The Elusimicrobiota bacterium DNA window GCCGTCCACTCCCGGCGCCATTTTCAAAAGCGCTACGACCTGGCCGAGCGCGTCTTAAGACCGGTCGAGCCTCTCCCCAGAGCGGAGTTCCCGCGCTGGCACCTGCGCAAGACCTTGCGCGCGCTGGGCGCCGCCGCCGAGGCCGACCTGCCGCGCTACATGACCTTCCCCAGGCTCGACGCCGCCGAGCGGCGCCGCGCGCTCAAGGCGATGCTCCAGAGCGGCGAGGCCGTCGAGCTCGCCGTGGAGGGCCTCGGCGGGCGCTGGTACGCGCTGGCTTCGGACCTGCCCGCGCTCGACTCACCCCCGCCGGCCCGCGGCACGACCTTGATCTCGCCGTTCGACTCCCTGCTGTGGCACCGCGGCCGCGCCAAGGCGCTGTTCGGCTTCGACTACAAGATCGAGGTGTACGTCCCGGCGGCCAAGCGCGTGCACGGCTATTACTCTTTGCCCATCCTGCACGACGGGCGCCTGATCGGCCGCCTCGACCCCAAGAACCACCGCGAGGATGGTCGCCTGGAGGTCCGCTCCGTCCATTTCGCCGGGAAGCCCGGCGACGGCGCCTTGGCCGGGACTGCCGAGGCGCTGCGGTCCCTGGCGCGCTTCCTCGGCGCGGAGACGGTCACCGCGCCGGACGGCCCTCTGGCTTCGGCGCTGAAGACTTAGGCAGGTCCGCGGAGATCCGGCGCAGGATGTGGAGCAGGTCGCCGCAGCGGAGCGGCTTGCGCACGTACTCGATGACGCCGAGCTTGCGGATCTCCGACTCCAAGAGGCTCGCCGAGTCGTAGTACGCGGTGACCACCACGACCGGGATGCCGCGCGTCCGCGGGTTCTCCTTGAGCCTGCGGATCAGCTCCTGGCCGCCGTAGCCGGGGAGCATCAGGTCGCAGAGGATGATGCCGGGCTCGAGCGCGACGGCCGCGTCGTACCCCTCCGGTCCGGCGTAGGCGAAATGCGCCTCGAACTCGCCGCCGGCCAGGGCCAGCGCGAGCAGGCGCTGGAGGTCGCGGTCGTCCTCGACGCTGAGGACCCGGATCACTTCGCCGCCTCCGCCGGCGCGCCCGTCCAGCGCGGGAGCTCGAAGTGGAACCGGGCCCCGGCCTCGACGGTCTCGTCGAGCCACACGCGGCCCGCGTTCAGCGCGGCGAGCTCGCGGCAGATGGCCAGGCCCAGGCCGGTGCCCTTGTAGCCCTCGCCCCGGCCGCGGGTCAGCTGCATGTACGGCACGAAGATCTCCTCGGAGCGGCCGGGGGGCACTCCCGGGCCGTCGTCCTCGACCGTGACGCGCACCATCCCGCCCTCGCCGCGGGCGGCGACGCGCACTTTGCTCGCGGCGTGGCGCGCGGCGTTGTCGAGCAGGTTGCTCAGCAGCTGCGCGAAGTGGTCGACGTCGGCGCGCACCGGCGGCAGGCCGTCCGCCAGCTCCACCTCGACGCTCAGCGGCTTGGCCAAGGTGCGCCTCCAGTCCGACGCCAGCTCCGAGATCAGGCGGCCCGCGTCGACGCGGCGGACGTCCAGGCTCGCGCGTCCGGAGTCCAGGCGCGAGTAGTCCAGCGCGTTCATGACCAGGCGCCCCAGCCGGTCGAGGTTGCGGCTCGCCATCTCGACGAGCTCGGCCTGCCCGGCGGTGAGCGGGCCGACCAGCCCCTCGGCGAGGTTGGCGACGGCCGCCTGGGCGACGGTCAGCGGGGAGCGCAGCTCGTGCGAGACGGCGCCGAGCAGGCGGTCCTTGAACTGGTCGGCCTTGCGGCGCTCGCGCACCTCGGCGCGCAGCTTCTCCAGCTCGCGCAGCTCGCGCAGCAGCGCCGAGCGCTCGATCGCGAAGCGGATCGAGCGGCCCAGCAGGATCATGTTCAGGCGGTCCTTGTTCAGGTAGTCCTGCGCGCCCAGGCCGATCGCCTCGAGCCCGACGGCCTCGTCCTCGAGGCAGGTCAGCACCACGATCGGGATCCCGCCCGCCTTGGCGACCGTCGCGGCGACCGTCTCCAGGCCGCGGCTGTCCGGCAAGGTGAGGTCGAGGAGGATCACGTCGTAATCCCCCCGCGCGATCTCCTGGAGGCCGGCCCTCAGCGTGTCGGCGCCCTCCAAGATGAAGCGCTGGTCCGGCCCGCACGCCTCGTTGAGGCGCATCCCCATCAACAGCACGGCCTCGGGATCGTCATCGATGATCAGGGCGTTCACGCGCTCGGGAGCGGTCATGTCACCAATGTAATCCCCGGGGCGGCCCCGCGCCAGGCGGGGGGCGTCAGAAAAAGTCAGCGCCGGTCAGCGCCCGTCGGGGTCAGACCTTCAGGCGCGAGGTCAGGAAGGCCCAGGCGAACAGCGCGCGGGTGGGCCAGTCGATGAGGGCGGAGAAGAGGCCCGCGGCGCTCGCGTCGTTGAGGTCGGCGCCGAGCCACAGGGCGAGGATGATCGCACCCCCCGCCCGCCACAGGGCGGAGGCCAACGCCGGACGCGAGCCCGACACGGCGAACAGGTCTCCGTGCCCGCGCTCCTTCCAGAGGCGCCAGAACAGCCCGGCCGCGGCGGCGGTCCAGGACCCGACGAAGAAGTAGAGCAGCACGCCGGGAAGCTCCACGGCCGTGCACGCGCGGGCGATGATGCGCGCGCCGGGCAGCCAGACCGAGAACGCGGCGAGGCCCCACACCCACGGCTCGCGGCCCCGCTCCGCGTCCTCCTCGGTGCGCGTCCACGCGCGGCGCGCCAGGGTCCAGGCGGCGGCGGCGAAGAGGACGTCGGCGACGAGCCAGGTCGAGCCCAGCATGCGCTCGGCGCGGTAGAAATCGAGCGCGGTCTTCACGCCGTAGACGGCCGCGGCCGCGCCGAGCGTGAAGACGAGGAACGCGACGGAGAGCATGCCCATCTCCGCGGGCTCCTCCTCGCCGCGGGGACGGATGCGGTCGGCGGCGTGGAAGGCCAGGACCGCGGTCATCCCCCCGTCGAAGAGGGCGCCGAGCGTGCCGAGCCAGTCGACGCCCAAGGGGTGGGGGCCGTACTGGAGGTCCTTGGCGTACACGCCGCCGTAGAGCATCGCCATCGCGGCGCCGGCCAGGAAGACCTCCCCGTCCTCGCCGCGGCGCCGGGCGCGGCTCGCCTCGAGGAGCAGGAACAGCCACAGGTACGGGAAGACGAAATGCCACAGCCCGATCGCGCCCCAGCCCAGGCGCACGACGTCGCCGCTGATGAGCAGCGCCAGCGCCGCCGCGCCGAGGGCTCGGGCGAGCATCCCCGGCTAGGGCCTGACCGCGACGGCGTCGATCTCGACGGCGGAGCCCTTGGGCAGCGCCGAGACCTGCACGGTCGCCCGCGCCGGGAACGGCGCCCGGAAGCGCTTCGCGTAGACCTCGTTCATCTCCGCGAACTTCCCGAGGTCGGTCATGTACACCGTGGTCTTGACCACGTCGTCCATGGTCAGGCCCGCGGCCAGCAGGACCTCGAGTATGTTCTTCAGGCACTGCTCGGTCTGCTCGGCCACGCTGCCGTCGACGAAGGAGCCGTCGGCGCGCAGCGGCGTCTGGCCCGAGACGAAGACCATGTCGCCGGCGGAGACGCCCTGGGAGTACGGCCCGATCGCCCCCGGCGCCTTCCCCGTGATGACCGGCAGGATTTTTTTGTCGCCCATGTGATTCGTATCCTTTTTAAGAGAAGCCCGGAATCCGGGCGCTCCGCCGGCTATCCTCGAGGATAGCCGGCGGCGATCATTTCAGGGACTCCAGCAGAGCCTTGTTGGTCTTGTGCACGCGCATCATCTCGGTCAGCGCCTTGATCGCCTCGATGTCGCCCATGCCCGCCACGAGGCGGCGCAGCTTGTAGACGCCCTCGAGGTACTCCGGGGTGAACAGCTTCTCCTCCTTGCGGGTACCGCTGTCGCGGACCTTGAGCGCCGGGAAGATGCGCTGCTCGGCGGCCTGACGGTACAGCACCAGCTCCATGTTGCCCGTCCCCTTGAACTCCTGGAAGATGATGTCGTCCATCTTCGAGCCGGTGTCCACGAGGATGGTCGCCAGTATGGTCAGCGAGCCCGCGCCCTCGAGCTTGCGCGCCGCGCCGAAGAAGCGGCGCGGGATCTCCATCGCGCGCGAGTCGAGGCCGCCCGACATCGTGCGGGACCCCGTCGCGAACTGGTTGTACACGCGCGCCAGGCGCGTGAGGGAGTCGAGCAGGATGAAGACGTCCTCCCCCTCGACGACCTTCTGGAGCGCCGTGCGGAACAGGTCCTCGGCGATCTTCTTGTGCTGCTGGTAGCTCTGGTCGGACGAGGAAGCCCACACCTCGGCGGGCACGGAACGCTTGAAGTCCGTGACCTCCTCGGGGCGCTCGTCGACCAGGAGGCAGTACTGGCGCACCTTCGGGTCGATCTCCTTGATCGCGTTGGAGACCTGCTTGAGGAACGTGGTCTTGCCGGCCTTCGGAGGGGCGACGATGAGGCCGCGGGTGCCCTTGCCGATGGGAGCCAGAAGGTCGAGCGCCCGCATGGACGGGTCGGTCGAGCCCTTCTCGAGCTGGAACCACTGGTAGGGATCGACGGGCGTCAGCGCCGAGAACGCCTGCTCGACGTCGGAGCGCACGGGCGCCTGGGGGACCTGGGGAGGGCGGGAGCCGTTCTGCTGCTGCTGGCGATTGCCGCCGCCGTAGTGCTGGCCGCCCTGGCGCTGACCATGCTGCTGGCCTCCCTGGTGTTGGCCTCCGCCCTGGCCGCCGCTGCGGCCGCGTCCGCCGCGGCGACGCCGCCGGCGCCGGCCTTGGCCGTCGCCGCCGCCTCCGTGCTGCTGCTGGCCGCCTTGGTGGGCGGCTCCGCCGCCCCCGCCGCCTTGGGACTGCTGACGGGGCGGCTGGTCGCCGCTCCCGCCGCCCGGAGGGTTCGACCCCGCCGCGCCGCCTTGTCCCGTCGTCTCTTCGTTCATCATCTCTATTATCCTCTCGAAATCTTCGCGCCCGTCCACATCTCCTCGGCTCCGGGGAATTCCCCGGCCCATCGCGAGTCGAGCGCTTTCAGCGCGTGACCCAAAAACACGGCCGCCGCGGGCAGCACTTCCTCGGCGCGCCGCCCCGGCCGCGTCGCATCGGAGAACACGTGGCCCCAGGGCAGGCCCTGCGCCGAGCCGCGGGCGAAATCGACGACGGAGCCGAGCACGGCCTCGACGGCCTCGCCCGGCACCGCGTACGCCTCGGCCCGCTCGCGCAGGCGCGCGCTCGGCCAGTGGGTCTCCCAGTCCGGGTCCTGCAGCTCGGCCAGCGAGGCGACGGCGCGCGCGGTCGAGTCCTTCTCGGCGACCCAGCGCATCATCAGGCAGATCTCCGCGATCCCGCGGAGGATCGGGAGGGCCTCGTTGGCGAGCCCGCGCTCGCTGAGCGCCATGACGGCGTTCGCCTGGGCGATCGCGCGCGCGGCCATGATCATCAGGGCGCGGTCGGCGGGGTCGGACGCGGACAGCCTCCGCCCGACGCGGGAGAAGCCCGCGTCCATGCGGACCTTGGCAAGACCCGTCAAAGCGAGCATGTCTTTCATGAATCGAACCGGTGCAGGCCGACCTTGGGGACGGACGTCCCGAGCATGCGGCGGGCCAGGCGCTGGAAGCGCTTCGGCGCGTCGGACGCGTAGAACTCGCGGCGGCCGCGCCCGCCCCGGGGCGCGCGCAGGCCGAGGTCGCAGAGGATCGTCTCCGTCTCGCGCGCGGTCTCCTCCGCCGAGTCGATGAGCCGCACGCGCGAGCCGAGCGCCCGGGCCAGGACCGGCTTGAGGTACGGGTAATGCGTGCAGCCGAGGATCACGACGTCCACGCGGGCCTTGCGCAGCGGGGCCAGGTACCTGCGGGCCACGGACTCGACGACGTCCCCGCTCCACCAGCCCTCCTCGACGAGCGGCACGAACAGGGGGCACGCGGCCGACGCGGTGCGCGCGCCCTTCTTGAGCGCCCGGATCGCCTTCTCGTAGGCGCCGGACTTGACCGTCGCCTCGGTGCCGATGACGCCGATGCGCCCGCCGCGCGAGACGCCGAGCGCCCCGCGCGCGCCGGGCTCGATGACGCCGACGACCGGGACCTTCACGGCCCGGCGGATCGCCGGCAGGGCCCACGCCGAGGAGGTGTTGCAGGCGACGACCAGGAGCTTGATGCCGCGCTTGGCGAGGAAG harbors:
- a CDS encoding YcaQ family DNA glycosylase, which encodes MRTIPLEAAARLFLSRQHLDRPGKRGLSAENLARFVADAGGLQLDSINVAARAHELTLWSRFGPYDRAELDRLVYGRRALFEYWAHAACLIAESDRPAWARAMADYRRRHTGWSTWLKANPRVLRRVEAEIRTRGPLSSSDFERPAASGKSAGWWDWKPAHHALHYLWMTGRLAVHSRRHFQKRYDLAERVLRPVEPLPRAEFPRWHLRKTLRALGAAAEADLPRYMTFPRLDAAERRRALKAMLQSGEAVELAVEGLGGRWYALASDLPALDSPPPARGTTLISPFDSLLWHRGRAKALFGFDYKIEVYVPAAKRVHGYYSLPILHDGRLIGRLDPKNHREDGRLEVRSVHFAGKPGDGALAGTAEALRSLARFLGAETVTAPDGPLASALKT
- a CDS encoding response regulator; its protein translation is MIRVLSVEDDRDLQRLLALALAGGEFEAHFAYAGPEGYDAAVALEPGIILCDLMLPGYGGQELIRRLKENPRTRGIPVVVVTAYYDSASLLESEIRKLGVIEYVRKPLRCGDLLHILRRISADLPKSSAPKPEGRPAR
- a CDS encoding hybrid sensor histidine kinase/response regulator translates to MTAPERVNALIIDDDPEAVLLMGMRLNEACGPDQRFILEGADTLRAGLQEIARGDYDVILLDLTLPDSRGLETVAATVAKAGGIPIVVLTCLEDEAVGLEAIGLGAQDYLNKDRLNMILLGRSIRFAIERSALLRELRELEKLRAEVRERRKADQFKDRLLGAVSHELRSPLTVAQAAVANLAEGLVGPLTAGQAELVEMASRNLDRLGRLVMNALDYSRLDSGRASLDVRRVDAGRLISELASDWRRTLAKPLSVEVELADGLPPVRADVDHFAQLLSNLLDNAARHAASKVRVAARGEGGMVRVTVEDDGPGVPPGRSEEIFVPYMQLTRGRGEGYKGTGLGLAICRELAALNAGRVWLDETVEAGARFHFELPRWTGAPAEAAK
- a CDS encoding RidA family protein translates to MGDKKILPVITGKAPGAIGPYSQGVSAGDMVFVSGQTPLRADGSFVDGSVAEQTEQCLKNILEVLLAAGLTMDDVVKTTVYMTDLGKFAEMNEVYAKRFRAPFPARATVQVSALPKGSAVEIDAVAVRP
- the rho gene encoding transcription termination factor Rho, translated to MNEETTGQGGAAGSNPPGGGSGDQPPRQQSQGGGGGGAAHQGGQQQHGGGGDGQGRRRRRRRGGRGRSGGQGGGQHQGGQQHGQRQGGQHYGGGNRQQQQNGSRPPQVPQAPVRSDVEQAFSALTPVDPYQWFQLEKGSTDPSMRALDLLAPIGKGTRGLIVAPPKAGKTTFLKQVSNAIKEIDPKVRQYCLLVDERPEEVTDFKRSVPAEVWASSSDQSYQQHKKIAEDLFRTALQKVVEGEDVFILLDSLTRLARVYNQFATGSRTMSGGLDSRAMEIPRRFFGAARKLEGAGSLTILATILVDTGSKMDDIIFQEFKGTGNMELVLYRQAAEQRIFPALKVRDSGTRKEEKLFTPEYLEGVYKLRRLVAGMGDIEAIKALTEMMRVHKTNKALLESLK
- a CDS encoding glutamate racemase, which gives rise to MRKKSPIGVFDSGLGGLTVFKVLARRMPEESLIYFGDTAHVPYGSKSPEAIARYSSEVARFLAKRGIKLLVVACNTSSAWALPAIRRAVKVPVVGVIEPGARGALGVSRGGRIGVIGTEATVKSGAYEKAIRALKKGARTASAACPLFVPLVEEGWWSGDVVESVARRYLAPLRKARVDVVILGCTHYPYLKPVLARALGSRVRLIDSAEETARETETILCDLGLRAPRGGRGRREFYASDAPKRFQRLARRMLGTSVPKVGLHRFDS